In a single window of the Pyrococcus sp. NA2 genome:
- a CDS encoding acetylornithine/succinylornithine family transaminase, translated as MSLYRKRLKIVRGEGVYVWDSEGKRYMDLIAGIGVAVLGHNHPEWAEELSSQLKKLTVAGPMFNHEEKEEMLEELSKFVNFEYVYMGNSGTEAVEAALKFARLYTGRKEIIAMVNAFHGRTMGALSATWKPKYKKDFEPLVPGFRHIPFNDVEAAKEAITRETAAVIVEPIQGESGVIPAKEEFLKTLRDLTEDVGALLIVDEVQTGLRTGKFLAIEHYKIEPDIVTLGKGIGNGVPVSLTLTNFDVERGKHGSTFGGNPLACKAVAVTLRILRREKLIERAEKKFIKIEASDVVMTRGKGLMIGVVLRKPVGRYVEELQRRGYLVHTSGQRVIRMLPPLIISEEQMREVKSAIEGVINDISGRES; from the coding sequence ATGAGTCTCTACAGGAAGAGGTTGAAGATAGTGAGGGGAGAAGGGGTTTACGTTTGGGACTCAGAGGGTAAGAGATACATGGATCTAATAGCCGGAATAGGAGTTGCAGTCCTCGGTCACAACCATCCAGAGTGGGCGGAGGAACTTAGCTCACAACTGAAGAAGCTCACAGTAGCGGGTCCAATGTTTAATCATGAGGAGAAGGAGGAGATGCTAGAAGAGCTTTCGAAGTTCGTCAATTTTGAATACGTTTACATGGGCAATTCAGGAACTGAAGCCGTTGAGGCTGCCCTTAAGTTTGCAAGGCTCTATACAGGTAGAAAGGAGATAATAGCGATGGTAAACGCCTTTCACGGTAGAACCATGGGAGCCCTCAGTGCAACCTGGAAGCCAAAGTACAAGAAGGACTTTGAACCCCTAGTTCCAGGATTCAGGCATATACCCTTCAACGACGTTGAAGCCGCCAAAGAGGCAATAACCCGGGAAACTGCGGCGGTGATAGTTGAACCGATACAGGGAGAAAGCGGTGTTATTCCGGCAAAGGAGGAATTCTTGAAGACGCTAAGGGATCTAACTGAGGATGTTGGTGCTCTATTGATAGTTGATGAAGTTCAGACAGGACTAAGAACTGGCAAATTTCTTGCCATAGAGCACTATAAGATTGAGCCAGATATAGTTACCCTTGGGAAGGGGATAGGGAATGGAGTTCCCGTGAGCCTGACCTTGACGAACTTTGATGTTGAAAGGGGAAAGCATGGCTCAACATTTGGAGGTAACCCCCTGGCATGCAAGGCGGTTGCGGTCACACTGAGGATCCTAAGGAGGGAAAAGCTAATTGAAAGGGCGGAAAAGAAGTTCATAAAGATTGAGGCAAGTGACGTAGTCATGACCAGGGGTAAGGGATTGATGATAGGGGTCGTTTTAAGGAAGCCCGTTGGTAGGTACGTTGAGGAACTCCAGAGAAGAGGTTACCTCGTTCATACTTCTGGCCAAAGGGTCATTAGGATGCTACCCCCGCTTATAATAAGTGAAGAGCAGATGAGAGAGGTCAAATCAGCTATCGAAGGTGTTATAAATGATATCTCAGGAAGAGAAAGTTAA
- a CDS encoding [LysW]-aminoadipate/[LysW]-glutamate kinase has translation MRVIKVGGSVLDNLDKLFDYSAFRSSIVVHGGSRYVDELARKLGVKIEKLTSPSGVTFRRTTREVLDIYIAAIMKANTKLVSFLRERGIEAIGVSGVKDIIIGRRKKLVKALINGKVMAIRDDYSGIIKEVNVNALKNYLKVGVPVIAPIAYDPMENVPLNVDGDKVAYHVALAMGAKELLFISDTAFLVNDTVVNRIPVDEVDDYLRYASGGMKKKLMMAKKAVEGGVKKVVIQGLNGRTVIS, from the coding sequence ATGAGGGTGATCAAAGTTGGGGGTTCAGTGCTTGATAACCTTGACAAGCTGTTTGATTATTCGGCTTTCAGAAGTTCAATAGTTGTGCATGGTGGTTCGAGGTACGTTGACGAGCTTGCAAGGAAGCTTGGAGTGAAGATAGAAAAGTTAACAAGTCCATCTGGCGTGACCTTTAGGAGAACGACGAGGGAAGTCCTGGACATTTACATAGCTGCAATAATGAAGGCGAATACGAAGTTGGTGTCTTTTCTCAGGGAGAGGGGAATAGAGGCCATAGGGGTTAGCGGTGTCAAGGATATAATAATCGGCAGAAGGAAGAAACTCGTTAAAGCCCTCATCAATGGGAAGGTGATGGCGATAAGGGATGACTACTCGGGAATAATAAAGGAGGTTAACGTTAACGCACTAAAGAATTATTTAAAGGTTGGAGTTCCTGTGATAGCTCCAATAGCGTACGATCCAATGGAGAACGTTCCACTGAATGTGGATGGTGATAAGGTTGCATATCACGTTGCCCTTGCAATGGGAGCGAAGGAACTCCTCTTCATCTCTGACACGGCATTCCTCGTTAATGATACTGTAGTTAACAGGATTCCAGTTGATGAGGTGGACGATTACCTCAGGTATGCCAGTGGAGGCATGAAGAAGAAGCTAATGATGGCGAAGAAGGCCGTGGAGGGTGGGGTGAAGAAAGTTGTGATTCAAGGGTTGAATGGAAGGACGGTGATATCGTGA